A single window of Haliotis asinina isolate JCU_RB_2024 chromosome 5, JCU_Hal_asi_v2, whole genome shotgun sequence DNA harbors:
- the LOC137285334 gene encoding guided entry of tail-anchored proteins factor CAMLG-like gives MAELAARREARRRKILQNSENRLNRLLGKPIDSERDESSSPVSTDESERTTPSPTTPSTEPDVIRDTPQVSESPGDDGNTSSPSRSASSLPASTTVHPRPSLSSVRAATAAASPVRVAGTGGSGQSTQNKKQMTQETAGLLQILENLRLGSCVIVAFFVRWVLSSGYGVFYFQSIFLPFVLLQVGLYSFHYTYMKDVALPHNSSLMSGALVLSGIKPEFVAIFNRTMGYFTAVTEDFALYLFTFLICNAVMT, from the exons ATGGCTGAACTTGCAGCACGAAGGGAGGCAAGAAGACGCAAGATTCTTCAAAATTCAGAAAATCGATTGAACAGGCTGCTGGGAAAGCCGATCGATAGTGAACGGG ATGAATCAAGCTCCCCAGTTAGTACTGATGAGTCCGAAAGGACAACTCCATCACCAACGACACCTTCCACAGAACCTGATGTTATTCGAGACACaccacaagtgagtgagtcaccaGGAGATGATGGCAACACATCGTCCCCATCCAGATCTGCTTCGTCATTGCCTGCAAGTACAACTGTACACCCACGCCCCTCTCTCAGCTCTGTACGGGCCGCTACTGCTGCGGCATCACCTGTGAGAGTTGCTGGCACTGGTGGTAGTGGTCAGTCAACACAGAACAAAAAGCAAATGACACAAGAGACTGCTGGGTTGCTGCAGATTCTGGAAAACCTACGACTAGGGAGCTGTGTAATCGTGGCCTTCTTTGTCAGATGGGTGCTATCGTCTGGTTATGGAGTCTTCTATTTCCAG TCAATCTTCTTGCCTTTTGTACTGCTTCAAGTTGGACTGTATTCATTTCACTACACATATATGAAG GATGTTGCGCTGCCTCACAACAGCTCATTGATGTCAGGGGCTCTTGTGTTGTCGGGGATAAAACCAGAGTTTGTTGCCATCTTTAACAGAACTATGGGCTACTTCACTGCAGTCACAGAGGACTTTGCCCTGTATCTCTTCACTTTCCTCATATGCAATGCTGTTATGACATGA